The DNA sequence CATAATTCTTTACTAAACTGGGAAGCTCTTTCAAGAAAAGGGGAGTCATCGAAAACAAGCTCTTTGAAAAGGTGAGTATTATGCTCGGGAAATTTTTTGTAGAATTCAAATGCTGTTGAGCAGTATTTGTATACAATATCGCTGAAAAAAGCTTCATCACCGGATTCCGTTTCCTGTTTCTTTTCTCTTACAAACTGGATGTAGGCATTCAGATCTTTGAAACCCAGGAAGATACAGATCTTATCAAGGGTTTTTAAAAAACGGAGGTCATTGTGGGTTTTATCCTGATAATCATTTTCAAAAAACCGCTGCAAAGTAACATGGGAAATGGTATTTCCTATTTCGAATTTTTTCCCTCCTTTTAGTTCTTCCGATTCCGACAGTTCATCTTTGATAATTTCGGAAAGAATGATATAATGACTTCTCTTCCAGTCTTTAACATTTCCTAAGACTGAATTTTTTATTTTAGAATGTTTTACTATTTCCTCTCTTATTGAGTTATATATGGTTTTCAATTTCCTTACTTTAGAAGGGTTTTATCAAAAATACTGCCAAAGCCTCAGATTGCTTTTTTATCGATCCCTTTTTGTTCAGTGCACAGCTGTTTAGGAAAAGTGAAGATTATTTAATGTTTAAACCTCTCGAAAGCAGCTTGTTCCAGCATTTCCCTATCGTCGGGATGGGCGATACTGATTAGTTCCTGGGCTCTTTGACGAAGGTTTTTTCCGTACAAATAAGCGGTTCCGTATTCAGTAACCACATAATGGATATGTCCTCTGGTGGTTACAACACCGGCTCCCTGTTTCAAATAGGGAACGATCCTTGAAATCCCTTTTTTGGTTCTGGAAGTAATGGCAATAATTGGTTTTCCTCCTTCACTTAAAGCAGCTCCTCTCATAAAATCCATTTGTCCACCAATACCACTGTATTGTAAGGTTCCTATGGAATCTGCGCAAACCTGTCCTGTTAAATCAATTTCAATAGCAGAATTAATAGCAACCATTTTTTTGTTTCGCATGATATTGATCGGGAAGTTGACATCACTTACATCTTTAAATGCAAAAACAGTATTATCATCTACATAGTCGTAGAGCTTTCTGGTCCCAAAACAAAAACTGGTAATTGTTTTATTATCGTTATAGCCCTTATATTTATTGTTGATGACGTCGTTTTGAATAAGATCTATCACCCCGTCACTTAACATCTCGGTGTGGATGCCTAAATCTTTATGGTTTCCCAAACACTTCAAAACAGCATCCGGGATTGTTCCGATACCCATTTGGATGGTGGATTTATCGTCAATAAGTTCAGCTACATTTTTTCCAACCAACATTTCCTCAGGGCCAACTTTTGATCCATAATCTACTGTTGGTAATTCTTCTTCATGCCATACCAGTTTATTGATCCTGCTGATGTGGATCATTCCATCTCCATGGGTTCTTGGCATTAATGGATTTACGATGGCAACAATTATTTTTGCGGTATCCACAGCAGCCCTGGCAACATCTACGGAGGTTCCTAATGTACAGAAACCATGTCTATCCGGAGGGGAAACAGTAATAAGTGCTACGTCCAGCGGCAAAATATTATTTCTGAATAGAATGGGGATCTCACTTAAAAATACAGGCACAAAATCTCCTCTTTCTGAATTTACCGCATCCCGTACAGGAGTGGAAACAAACAGGGAATTAACAAAGAAACTGTCTTTATATTGAGGTTTTGCAATCTCAACATTGCCCTGCTGGGTAATGGACACCATTTCCACATTTTCTAATCTGTGAGATTGTCTCGCTAACTCATCGATCAGATAATTAGGAGTACATGCACTTCCATGAAAGAATACTCGATTTCCGCTTTTTACAGTATATACGGCTTCCTCTGCACTAATGTAATTGTACATAATATTTTTTTTGAAATAACATTTATACCGACTGCTCTTTGCAGTCATTTGTGTTTTTTTACATTTATTCCAACCAGGATGTTTTATAAGTCGGATCTTCCACTTTCATAGCCTCTTCGGTTATTTTTAGTGGACGGAATGGATCTACCATTACGGCATATTCTTCAGTGAATTTCTTACCAATGCTTCTTTCCATTGCTCCGGGGTGTGGTCCGTGAACAATTCCTCCCGGGTGTAAACTGAAATCCATAAGATCTACGTGATTACGACTCATAAAATCCCCTTCGGTATAGAATAATACCTCATCGGAATCTATATTGGAGTGATTGTAAGGGGCAGGAATAGCCAATGGATGGTAGTCATACATTCTTGCACAGAAAGAGCAGACTACAAAGTTATGCCCTTCAAAATTCTGGTGAATTGGTGGCGGTTGGTGTATTCTACCTGTAATAGGTTCGAAATTTTTGATATTAAATTTATAAGGATAGAAGTAACCGTCCCAGCCCACAACATCAAAAGGGTGTGTTGCATAAATGAAATCAGTGATCTGATTTTCTTTTTTTACTTTAATTAAAAACTCTCCTTTTTCATCTTTTGGTTCAACGAATGTTGGTGCGATGATATCTCTTTCACAAAACGGAGAATGCTCTAATAATTGTCCGAATTCATTTCTGTATCGTTTTGGTGTATAAATTGGAGAATGACTTTCCAATACAAAAAATACAGTATCATCAGAATGAAGTTCTACCTGATAAATGGTTCCCCTTGGTATGATCAGATAATCACCTGTTGAAAAATCGAGATTTCCGACAAAGGTTTTTAAGATTCCTTTTCCCTGATGAACAAACAAAAGTTCATCACATTCCGCATTTTTGTAGAAATAGTCAGTGGATTTTCTAGGTTTTGATAATCCCATTTTAAGGTCATTGTTCACCAAAAGGAACTTTCTGCTATCCAGAAAATCATCTTCCGGAGTCACCTGCATTCCCTTAAACATTCTGGGAGTTACATTTTTTTCAACCGCAATTTTGGGAGTAACGTCTTTTGCCGTTCCTATAGATTTGATCTGCGTAGGGCGGTGAATATGATAAAGTAAAGAAGAGATGCCATGAAAACCTTCCGTTCCGAAAAGTTGTTCATAGTAGAATTTATCTTCAGGAGATTTAAAAATCGTATGTCTTTTCTGTGGGATGTTCCCGGAATGGTTATATCGCATTTTACCTTTATATTTTCTCAAATTTAATAATTTTTGACGAATTATTTTAAAGGATATTTATCATGAAGTTTTTTGTTTCGAAAATAATTGTTAGATTTGCCTAACAATTATTATTTCATGAAGCGAATATTATTTTCTGTTGTACTTTTATCCTCGTATTGTTTCTCTCAGGAAAAGGACAGCTTAAGTTTAAATCAAAACCATATGTCAGATTCCATTACCGTTGCAAAAAAGGAAATCAAAACAAAACTGATAGATGATGTGGTCGTTACCGGAACCATAAAACCAATGAGTAGATCTAAAAGCCCGGTAGCGGTGGAAATTTACAGTCAGAAATTTTTCCAAAAGAATCCGACTCCTAATATTTTTGAAGCCATCTCTATGGTCAATGGCGTGCGTCCTCAGTTGAACTGTTCTGTATGTAATACAGGAGATATTCATATTAATGGTCTCGAAGGACCTTACACCATGATCCTGATTGATGGGATGCCTATTGTAAGTTCATTATCTACAGTGTATGGATTAAGTGGAATCCCAAATAGTCTCGTGGATAGGATAGAAGTCGTGAAGGGACCGGCTTCATCTATTTATGGTTCGGAAGCGATGGGGGGCGTAATTAATATCATTACTAAAAATGCATTAACGGCTCCTAAATTAAGTCTGGATCTGATGACCAGTACCTGGAGTGAGGATAATATCGATTTATCTACCAAATTTAATGTAGGAAAAAAAGCAGCTTCTTTGTTAAGTCTGAATTACTTCAATTTTACAAAAAGAATAGATCAGAACAAAGATAACTTTACAGATGCAACTCTTCAGAACAGGATTTCTGTTTTTAATAAATGGAATTTCCAGAGAAAGGAAAACAGATTAGCCAGTTTAGCGCTAAGGTATTTATATGAGGACCGTTTTGGGGGCGAAATGCAGTGGACAAAAGAAAACAGGGGAGGTGATAAAATATATGGTGAAAGTATTTATACCAACAGAGTGGAAGCTTTGGGAGTATACCAATGGCCTTTGAAAGAACAGATAATTACTCAATTCTCTTATAATTACCACAACCAGAATTCCTTTTATGGGACCAATCCTTATGATGCCAAGCAGAAAGTAGCTTTCGTGCAGACGTATTGGGATAGAAAATTCGGAAACCATGATCTGATACTGGGGGTTACCTATAAGAGAACATTTTATGATGATAACACCCCGGGAACTTCGTCGGCAGACGGTCTGATCAATGAGCCTATGAAGTCTCCAATTTTAGGAGCTTTTATACAAGATCAATGGGAAATCGGTTCTAAAAACACAATATTGCTAGGGTACAGATATGATTACGATAGAATCCATCATTCAGTACATTCACCAAGATTCGCATGGAAATTTTCGCCTAATCCTTATCACACGCTCCGTTTTAACTTTGGAACAGGGTTTAGGGTTGTGAATTTATTTACAGAAGACCACGCAGCCTTGACGGGTTCCCGGGAAGTGGTTATCAAATCTGATCTGAAACCTGAAAAATCTATCAATGGAAATTTAAATTACATCTGGAAGATTCCAGTGGGCAATCGCCTGATCAATCTTGACGCTTCAGCATTTTATACCTATTTCAGTAATAAGATCGTAGGGGATTTTGATACGGATCCTGATAAAATTATTTATGACAATCTTCATGGGTACGGGATCTCTAAAGGAGCTTCGATGAATGTAGACTTTACTTTTAGTTTTCCTTTGAGTGTCAATCTGGGGGTAACTTATCTTGAAGTATTTCAGAAGTTGGATGGTGAAAATGCTAAGGTTCAGCAACTGCATGCTCCGAAATGGAGTGGAACTTACAGTCTGACGTATAAGTTCCCGAATGCTTTAACTGTGGATTTTACAGGTCAGTTTTATGGACCGATGAGATTGCCGGTTTTACCGGATGACTTCCGACCTGAGTATTCTCCATTTTATTCATTGGCTAATATTCAGGTTTCAAAAGCCTTTAATTCTGGATTTGAAGTTTATTGTGGAATTAAAAATCTCCTGAATTTTAGACCTAAAGATCCTTTAATGAGACCTTTTGATCCGTTTGATCAACATGTAAATGATCCTATTAATAATCCAAATAATTACAAATTTGATACTGCTTACGGATATGCGCCAATGCAGGGGATACGTGGATTTTTTGGAGTAAGATATACTTTGAAATGAAAATATTTTTGATTTTATTTTTAATGTTAGTGCCTCTCTTTTGTCTTTCTCAAAAGATGAGAGAGGGCACTTTTTCTGAACTTGAAAATTTGCATAATCAACACCCCAAGCCTATTATCATTCATTTATACACAGGTTGGTGTGCAATTTGTAAAATTGAGTCTTTTAATCTGAATAAAGATAAAGATTTGGTCAACCTGATTAATGATCACTTTTATTTTATCAATTTTGAAGCGGAAAAAACTAAAGAAAAGATCCGTTTTGAAGGTAAAGAATTCAGCTATTTACCCAATGGGAATTCAGGGATTCATGAACTGGCTTTAGCATTATCTAAAAATAAAAGTCAGCCGGTTTATCCACTATGGATCATATTGGACGCTAATCAGAATCTGCTGTATTATCATGAAGGGGAGTTTAAACCTGAACTGATGAAACAAAAGCTTGCAGAAATTTCGACTGTATATAATTAATAATTTCTCTCGCAGATTTTAATACTAAAATTGTTGAATCTGTGTACAACAAGAGGTCATTTCAAACTTTAAATAATTTAAATCCTTCAATATTTCAGTCACCTCCACTATCAATCAATACAGCCAGTTGAATACAAGGCTGCTCAGAACGATTGCTCCATGCATGGTTTGTTCCCCGCTGAATAACGATATCTCCAGCTTTAAGAAGAGTCTCACCTTCCTCCATAATCAGATAAAGCTCCCCGGAAAGAATAATGATATAATCTAAAGTTTCTGTCTGATGCATCATTGGGTGGGGTTCTCCAGCTTTGAATTCAA is a window from the Chryseobacterium sp. T16E-39 genome containing:
- a CDS encoding acetyl-CoA hydrolase/transferase family protein, with product MYNYISAEEAVYTVKSGNRVFFHGSACTPNYLIDELARQSHRLENVEMVSITQQGNVEIAKPQYKDSFFVNSLFVSTPVRDAVNSERGDFVPVFLSEIPILFRNNILPLDVALITVSPPDRHGFCTLGTSVDVARAAVDTAKIIVAIVNPLMPRTHGDGMIHISRINKLVWHEEELPTVDYGSKVGPEEMLVGKNVAELIDDKSTIQMGIGTIPDAVLKCLGNHKDLGIHTEMLSDGVIDLIQNDVINNKYKGYNDNKTITSFCFGTRKLYDYVDDNTVFAFKDVSDVNFPINIMRNKKMVAINSAIEIDLTGQVCADSIGTLQYSGIGGQMDFMRGAALSEGGKPIIAITSRTKKGISRIVPYLKQGAGVVTTRGHIHYVVTEYGTAYLYGKNLRQRAQELISIAHPDDREMLEQAAFERFKH
- a CDS encoding homogentisate 1,2-dioxygenase, with product MRYNHSGNIPQKRHTIFKSPEDKFYYEQLFGTEGFHGISSLLYHIHRPTQIKSIGTAKDVTPKIAVEKNVTPRMFKGMQVTPEDDFLDSRKFLLVNNDLKMGLSKPRKSTDYFYKNAECDELLFVHQGKGILKTFVGNLDFSTGDYLIIPRGTIYQVELHSDDTVFFVLESHSPIYTPKRYRNEFGQLLEHSPFCERDIIAPTFVEPKDEKGEFLIKVKKENQITDFIYATHPFDVVGWDGYFYPYKFNIKNFEPITGRIHQPPPIHQNFEGHNFVVCSFCARMYDYHPLAIPAPYNHSNIDSDEVLFYTEGDFMSRNHVDLMDFSLHPGGIVHGPHPGAMERSIGKKFTEEYAVMVDPFRPLKITEEAMKVEDPTYKTSWLE
- a CDS encoding TonB-dependent receptor plug domain-containing protein, which encodes MKRILFSVVLLSSYCFSQEKDSLSLNQNHMSDSITVAKKEIKTKLIDDVVVTGTIKPMSRSKSPVAVEIYSQKFFQKNPTPNIFEAISMVNGVRPQLNCSVCNTGDIHINGLEGPYTMILIDGMPIVSSLSTVYGLSGIPNSLVDRIEVVKGPASSIYGSEAMGGVINIITKNALTAPKLSLDLMTSTWSEDNIDLSTKFNVGKKAASLLSLNYFNFTKRIDQNKDNFTDATLQNRISVFNKWNFQRKENRLASLALRYLYEDRFGGEMQWTKENRGGDKIYGESIYTNRVEALGVYQWPLKEQIITQFSYNYHNQNSFYGTNPYDAKQKVAFVQTYWDRKFGNHDLILGVTYKRTFYDDNTPGTSSADGLINEPMKSPILGAFIQDQWEIGSKNTILLGYRYDYDRIHHSVHSPRFAWKFSPNPYHTLRFNFGTGFRVVNLFTEDHAALTGSREVVIKSDLKPEKSINGNLNYIWKIPVGNRLINLDASAFYTYFSNKIVGDFDTDPDKIIYDNLHGYGISKGASMNVDFTFSFPLSVNLGVTYLEVFQKLDGENAKVQQLHAPKWSGTYSLTYKFPNALTVDFTGQFYGPMRLPVLPDDFRPEYSPFYSLANIQVSKAFNSGFEVYCGIKNLLNFRPKDPLMRPFDPFDQHVNDPINNPNNYKFDTAYGYAPMQGIRGFFGVRYTLK
- a CDS encoding thiol:disulfide interchange protein, encoding MREGTFSELENLHNQHPKPIIIHLYTGWCAICKIESFNLNKDKDLVNLINDHFYFINFEAEKTKEKIRFEGKEFSYLPNGNSGIHELALALSKNKSQPVYPLWIILDANQNLLYYHEGEFKPELMKQKLAEISTVYN